TAAAAGAAGTTGAACCCCAATTTGGAAATATACTTGAATTTAGACTTTTTGGGTTTAAAATAACGGAAATAAAAGACAAGGAATTAATGCATATTTCTGCTGCTATTATTAGAGATAAACAGAATAATGAATTTAGCGTTGACATAGATTTTAATTCGGAGAAATACGAACTTTATCAATTGCAATATAAATTATAACTGAATTAAAAAACGTTTTACAACACCGTATATAATTTATTGCTAGTTCTAGCCTACTTACGAAAATCCTCGCGGATTTTCTATTAGGTTTTTATTTGCTAAATTACGTGCTAAACCACGCAACAAACCATATACAATACCGTTGGCAACAACTATGAAAAAAATACTGCTCATAATATTAATTGGAATTTCTAATTTGACTTTTGCTCAAACTGGAACTAACTTGAACGGAAAAATAGTAGACGAAAAACTGAATTGTCTATTCGGAGTAAAAATCACGAATCTGAATAGCGGAACGGAATCTATATCTGACCAAAATGGACGTTATGAAATAAACGTAACGGAAAATGATACTCTCGAATTTCAAATGATTGGACTGACAACGGACAAAATAAAAATTGAAAAACCGATACAAACTCTGAATTTGATAATGATTGATAAAGATGTGAATTGTTTAGGTGCTATTTGGACCGACAAACAATACCGCAAAGCATATCGTGAAATTGAAAAACAACTAAAAAAACTATATAAAACAGCGGAAAAACAAAACGTGTGGAAAAATAGCAGTTGCCAACACCGTATATAATTTATTGCTAGAGTTCTCGCTTACTTACGAAAATCCTCGCGGATTTTCTATTCCGTTTGTTTCTGCTAAATTAGGTGATTAAAACCCGCAACAAACCATATACATAATCCGTTGTAAACAATTATCACAAACCATTGAACATAGTAAATGATTTCAAATGAGGAAATAACTTTAATACTTGAAAAACCTGAATCATCGACACTTGATTTCAAACAAGAATTGTATGATTTCTCGAACGACAAAGATTTAAAAAACACGGCGAAATTTGTGAAAGATGTGATAAGTTTTACAAATACAATAAGAAGTGAAAAAGGATTTATATTTTTTGGAGTTAAAGAAAAAGAAGATAAATCACTTGATGTTATTGGATTATCAAATTCTTTAGACGAGTCAATTCTTCAAGAAAAAGTTAAAGATAAAGTCTTCCCAAGACCTTTTTTCGAGTACTATGAAGTTAATTATAATTTAAAAAAAATTGGAATTCTGGAGTTTCCTATCAATAAATACGAATTGCCGATTACGCCTGTTGTGAAAATGAAAGGACTTGAAGTTGGCAAGGTCTATTATCGTAATGGCACTTCAAATACCGAAGCCAATGGAATCGATGTTATAAGGATTAACGATTGGTTTAAATCTCTTCCTGGACATTTAGATTTATCTTTAACGGACAAAATTTCTGGAATTTTAAAAAGACTTACTTTAAATGAGGAAAAACTTTCCGTTATATTAACTGATTTATTGAGTATATCTAAAATACATTCTCTCAAGCAACTTGAATTATTTTGTTCTGCACAAATCCGAGGCATAAAACACGATGAAACGGAAAACCACAAGTACAGAATTCAAAAAGTCATTATTTCGCCAAATAGTTTTGAGACAAATCCATATTCTTTTATCGATATAACAGCAAGTATGATTAAAAAAGAGATAGAAAAAGAAGATGGGTTTTATGAATATCGTATGTTATTCAATCAGTCAATTGTAAGATTGGAAGATTTACTTTCCCAATTCATAAACAACAAAAGTTATGCAACAGTCAAAATGAGCAGTAAACATCTATTTGGCAAAAAGGATTATGACTTAAATGTATTTATATTTGAGGATAATATTCGTGGAGTTTACAGTAATATTAGACAGAAAACAATTGACGAACTGATGAGGATATAACTGTTTACAACAATGTATATAAAAAATAGCGCGAGCATTTGCAAACACAAAGGTTCGGGCACTTTTTAGAGGTCGCCAAATTTTTAAATTTGGCTATTTGGAAAAAGAAAGATAAATAGAAAAATTTAAAAATTCGGCTCGAGTTCAACCGAATGGATAGCGCACTTTTTCAGCGCTACTTTTCATAT
This region of Croceibacter atlanticus HTCC2559 genomic DNA includes:
- a CDS encoding carboxypeptidase-like regulatory domain-containing protein, whose product is MKKILLIILIGISNLTFAQTGTNLNGKIVDEKLNCLFGVKITNLNSGTESISDQNGRYEINVTENDTLEFQMIGLTTDKIKIEKPIQTLNLIMIDKDVNCLGAIWTDKQYRKAYREIEKQLKKLYKTAEKQNVWKNSSCQHRI
- a CDS encoding AlbA family DNA-binding domain-containing protein, translated to MISNEEITLILEKPESSTLDFKQELYDFSNDKDLKNTAKFVKDVISFTNTIRSEKGFIFFGVKEKEDKSLDVIGLSNSLDESILQEKVKDKVFPRPFFEYYEVNYNLKKIGILEFPINKYELPITPVVKMKGLEVGKVYYRNGTSNTEANGIDVIRINDWFKSLPGHLDLSLTDKISGILKRLTLNEEKLSVILTDLLSISKIHSLKQLELFCSAQIRGIKHDETENHKYRIQKVIISPNSFETNPYSFIDITASMIKKEIEKEDGFYEYRMLFNQSIVRLEDLLSQFINNKSYATVKMSSKHLFGKKDYDLNVFIFEDNIRGVYSNIRQKTIDELMRI